A single Lactuca sativa cultivar Salinas chromosome 8, Lsat_Salinas_v11, whole genome shotgun sequence DNA region contains:
- the LOC111905902 gene encoding ubiquitin-like-specific protease 1D isoform X2 translates to MAEMNHFNNSNSKKPLNINWGLLLDDSVDDRPPDIVITPAEKSKGRGGDLQQPEMEEEDPEYRMKTDGELENLRVRTKSNILMLGPKLSDKGEKLKATLRRCEAEVERRKRSRLCKGNTRYKETLQLSDESDDGVSCGKKKSDQKSSASPNFTKLFSQKLDEDKTSRTVNAFQGELSFFKPFQGKKMKQNYQQLSSRSKQFRCSTTFKKDSEKQRSSNADKKVSHSATSSSSRNMSSSSLKAHAPINQPSRKVKHTHVSSVYHLVDEEEPLEEKMDDWAHAQNLPPKKLKPKHVSAYCLVDEEPLSENDDDWSHAPHTHSPPSRKSRPKHHSAYEEPVAEILDDCMQDVIVYYPSRDDHNSVEVIYRDMTCLAPQAYLSSTIMNFYIRYLQEMTSSENMMDNFHFFNTYFYNKLQKLSYKEDSFLKFRKWWKGVNIFNKPYILLPIHDKVHWSLCIICFPTKKNELGPIVLHLDSLGLHDSKSIFNNIKRFVKEEWRYLKNSEENLNLQITDEIWENLDSRMDDRRISVPQQRNEYDCGLFVLYYMERFIKEAPERFKEKDLSMFGKQWFMPQEASNLRRRISNLLVQQFKIAKQKETISSSV, encoded by the exons ATGGCAGAAATGAATCATTTCAACAATAGCAATAGTAAGAAGCCCTTGAACATTAACTGGGGATTGCTTTTAGATGACTCTGTCGACGATCGTCCACCGGACATCGTCATCACCCCCGCCGAGAAATCGAAGGGCCGCGGTGGAGACCTGCAACAACCTGAAATGGAAGAGGAAGACCCGGAGTACCGAATGAAAACGGATGGCGAACTTGAAAACTTGAGAGTGAGGACAAAGAGTAACATTTTGATGCTAGGTCCTAAGTTGTCGGATAAGGGAGAGAAACTCAAGGCAACGCTACGGAGATGCGAAGCGGAAGTCGAACGAAGAAAGAGAAGCCGTTTGTGCAAG GGTAATACCAGATATAAGGAGACTTTACAACTTTCTGATGAAAGCGATGATG GTGTATCATGTGGGAAAAAGAAAAGTGATCAGAAATCTTCAGCTTCACCAAACTTTACAAAACTATTTTCTCAAAAGCTAGATGAAGAT AAGACATCAAGAACTGTGAATGCATTTCAAGGTGAATTGTCTTTCTTTAAACCCTTTCAAGGAAAAAAGATGAAGCAAAATTATCAGCAATTATCGTCAAGATCAAAACAATTTAGATGCTCAACTACTTTCAAAAAAGACAGTGAGAAACAGAGAAGCTCAAATGCTGATAAAAAAGTTAGTCATTCTGCTACCTCTTCTTCTTCCAGAAATATGTCAAGCTCTTCCCTCAA GGCACATGCTCCTATTAACCAACCTTCAAGAAAAGTGAAGCATACACAT GTATCATCAGTTTATCATCTGGTAGATGAGGAGGAGCCTCTTGAAGAAAAAATGGATGACTG GGCACATGCTCAAAACCTGCCTCCAAAAAAATTGAAGCCTAAACAT GTATCGGCTTATTGTCTGGTTGATGAGGAGCCTCTTTCAGAAAATGATGATGACTG GTCACATGCTCCTCACACTCACAGCCCACCTTCAAGAAAATCAAGACCTAAACAT CATTCAGCTTATGAGGAGCCTGTTGCAGAAATATTAGATGACTG tATGCAAGATGTTATAGTCTACTACCCTTCAAG GGATGACCATAATTCAGTTGAAGTTATTTATAGAGATATGACATGTCTTGCTCCTCAAGCATACCTTTCATCAACTATTATGAACTTTTATATAAG ATATCTTCAGGAGATGACATCATCAGAAAACATGATGGACAATTTTCATTTCTTTAATACGTATTTCTATAACAAACTCCAAAAG CTGAGTTATAAGGAAGATTCATTTCTTAAGTTCAGAAAATGGTGGAAAGGTGTCAACATATTTAATAAACCTTATATACTTCTTCCAATACATGACAa GGTTCATTGGAGTTTGTGTATTATATGTTTTCCAACCAAGAAAAATGAATTAGGCCCAATTGTGcttcatttggattcacttggaCTTCATGATAGCAAATCAATTTTCAATAACATTAAAag GTTTGTGAAAGAAGAGTGGAGGTATCTAAAAAATTCAGAAGAGAATTTAAATCTACAAATCACAGATGAAATTTGGGAAAATCTTGATAGTAGAATGGATGATAGAAGAATTTCg GTTCCACAGCAGAGAAACGAGTATGATTGTGGGCTGTTTGTTCTTTATTACATGGAACGTTTCATTAAAGAAGCTCCCGAGAGATTTAAGGAGAAAGATTTATCCATG TTTGGGAAACAATGGTTCATGCCTCAAGAAGCTTCCAATTTAAGAAGAAGAATAAGTAATCTACTTGTACAACAATTCAAAATTGCAAAACAAAAGGAAACCATCTCGTCTTCTGTATAG
- the LOC111905902 gene encoding ubiquitin-like-specific protease 1D isoform X1: MAEMNHFNNSNSKKPLNINWGLLLDDSVDDRPPDIVITPAEKSKGRGGDLQQPEMEEEDPEYRMKTDGELENLRVRTKSNILMLGPKLSDKGEKLKATLRRCEAEVERRKRSRLCKGNTRYKETLQLSDESDDGVSCGKKKSDQKSSASPNFTKLFSQKLDEDQKTSRTVNAFQGELSFFKPFQGKKMKQNYQQLSSRSKQFRCSTTFKKDSEKQRSSNADKKVSHSATSSSSRNMSSSSLKAHAPINQPSRKVKHTHVSSVYHLVDEEEPLEEKMDDWAHAQNLPPKKLKPKHVSAYCLVDEEPLSENDDDWSHAPHTHSPPSRKSRPKHHSAYEEPVAEILDDCMQDVIVYYPSRDDHNSVEVIYRDMTCLAPQAYLSSTIMNFYIRYLQEMTSSENMMDNFHFFNTYFYNKLQKLSYKEDSFLKFRKWWKGVNIFNKPYILLPIHDKVHWSLCIICFPTKKNELGPIVLHLDSLGLHDSKSIFNNIKRFVKEEWRYLKNSEENLNLQITDEIWENLDSRMDDRRISVPQQRNEYDCGLFVLYYMERFIKEAPERFKEKDLSMFGKQWFMPQEASNLRRRISNLLVQQFKIAKQKETISSSV, from the exons ATGGCAGAAATGAATCATTTCAACAATAGCAATAGTAAGAAGCCCTTGAACATTAACTGGGGATTGCTTTTAGATGACTCTGTCGACGATCGTCCACCGGACATCGTCATCACCCCCGCCGAGAAATCGAAGGGCCGCGGTGGAGACCTGCAACAACCTGAAATGGAAGAGGAAGACCCGGAGTACCGAATGAAAACGGATGGCGAACTTGAAAACTTGAGAGTGAGGACAAAGAGTAACATTTTGATGCTAGGTCCTAAGTTGTCGGATAAGGGAGAGAAACTCAAGGCAACGCTACGGAGATGCGAAGCGGAAGTCGAACGAAGAAAGAGAAGCCGTTTGTGCAAG GGTAATACCAGATATAAGGAGACTTTACAACTTTCTGATGAAAGCGATGATG GTGTATCATGTGGGAAAAAGAAAAGTGATCAGAAATCTTCAGCTTCACCAAACTTTACAAAACTATTTTCTCAAAAGCTAGATGAAGAT CAGAAGACATCAAGAACTGTGAATGCATTTCAAGGTGAATTGTCTTTCTTTAAACCCTTTCAAGGAAAAAAGATGAAGCAAAATTATCAGCAATTATCGTCAAGATCAAAACAATTTAGATGCTCAACTACTTTCAAAAAAGACAGTGAGAAACAGAGAAGCTCAAATGCTGATAAAAAAGTTAGTCATTCTGCTACCTCTTCTTCTTCCAGAAATATGTCAAGCTCTTCCCTCAA GGCACATGCTCCTATTAACCAACCTTCAAGAAAAGTGAAGCATACACAT GTATCATCAGTTTATCATCTGGTAGATGAGGAGGAGCCTCTTGAAGAAAAAATGGATGACTG GGCACATGCTCAAAACCTGCCTCCAAAAAAATTGAAGCCTAAACAT GTATCGGCTTATTGTCTGGTTGATGAGGAGCCTCTTTCAGAAAATGATGATGACTG GTCACATGCTCCTCACACTCACAGCCCACCTTCAAGAAAATCAAGACCTAAACAT CATTCAGCTTATGAGGAGCCTGTTGCAGAAATATTAGATGACTG tATGCAAGATGTTATAGTCTACTACCCTTCAAG GGATGACCATAATTCAGTTGAAGTTATTTATAGAGATATGACATGTCTTGCTCCTCAAGCATACCTTTCATCAACTATTATGAACTTTTATATAAG ATATCTTCAGGAGATGACATCATCAGAAAACATGATGGACAATTTTCATTTCTTTAATACGTATTTCTATAACAAACTCCAAAAG CTGAGTTATAAGGAAGATTCATTTCTTAAGTTCAGAAAATGGTGGAAAGGTGTCAACATATTTAATAAACCTTATATACTTCTTCCAATACATGACAa GGTTCATTGGAGTTTGTGTATTATATGTTTTCCAACCAAGAAAAATGAATTAGGCCCAATTGTGcttcatttggattcacttggaCTTCATGATAGCAAATCAATTTTCAATAACATTAAAag GTTTGTGAAAGAAGAGTGGAGGTATCTAAAAAATTCAGAAGAGAATTTAAATCTACAAATCACAGATGAAATTTGGGAAAATCTTGATAGTAGAATGGATGATAGAAGAATTTCg GTTCCACAGCAGAGAAACGAGTATGATTGTGGGCTGTTTGTTCTTTATTACATGGAACGTTTCATTAAAGAAGCTCCCGAGAGATTTAAGGAGAAAGATTTATCCATG TTTGGGAAACAATGGTTCATGCCTCAAGAAGCTTCCAATTTAAGAAGAAGAATAAGTAATCTACTTGTACAACAATTCAAAATTGCAAAACAAAAGGAAACCATCTCGTCTTCTGTATAG
- the LOC111905902 gene encoding ubiquitin-like-specific protease 1D isoform X4, which translates to MKAMMTELSLVGVSCGKKKSDQKSSASPNFTKLFSQKLDEDKTSRTVNAFQGELSFFKPFQGKKMKQNYQQLSSRSKQFRCSTTFKKDSEKQRSSNADKKVSHSATSSSSRNMSSSSLKAHAPINQPSRKVKHTHVSSVYHLVDEEEPLEEKMDDWAHAQNLPPKKLKPKHVSAYCLVDEEPLSENDDDWSHAPHTHSPPSRKSRPKHHSAYEEPVAEILDDCMQDVIVYYPSRDDHNSVEVIYRDMTCLAPQAYLSSTIMNFYIRYLQEMTSSENMMDNFHFFNTYFYNKLQKLSYKEDSFLKFRKWWKGVNIFNKPYILLPIHDKVHWSLCIICFPTKKNELGPIVLHLDSLGLHDSKSIFNNIKRFVKEEWRYLKNSEENLNLQITDEIWENLDSRMDDRRISVPQQRNEYDCGLFVLYYMERFIKEAPERFKEKDLSMFGKQWFMPQEASNLRRRISNLLVQQFKIAKQKETISSSV; encoded by the exons ATGAAAGCGATGATG ACAGAGCTTTCTCTTGTAGGTGTATCATGTGGGAAAAAGAAAAGTGATCAGAAATCTTCAGCTTCACCAAACTTTACAAAACTATTTTCTCAAAAGCTAGATGAAGAT AAGACATCAAGAACTGTGAATGCATTTCAAGGTGAATTGTCTTTCTTTAAACCCTTTCAAGGAAAAAAGATGAAGCAAAATTATCAGCAATTATCGTCAAGATCAAAACAATTTAGATGCTCAACTACTTTCAAAAAAGACAGTGAGAAACAGAGAAGCTCAAATGCTGATAAAAAAGTTAGTCATTCTGCTACCTCTTCTTCTTCCAGAAATATGTCAAGCTCTTCCCTCAA GGCACATGCTCCTATTAACCAACCTTCAAGAAAAGTGAAGCATACACAT GTATCATCAGTTTATCATCTGGTAGATGAGGAGGAGCCTCTTGAAGAAAAAATGGATGACTG GGCACATGCTCAAAACCTGCCTCCAAAAAAATTGAAGCCTAAACAT GTATCGGCTTATTGTCTGGTTGATGAGGAGCCTCTTTCAGAAAATGATGATGACTG GTCACATGCTCCTCACACTCACAGCCCACCTTCAAGAAAATCAAGACCTAAACAT CATTCAGCTTATGAGGAGCCTGTTGCAGAAATATTAGATGACTG tATGCAAGATGTTATAGTCTACTACCCTTCAAG GGATGACCATAATTCAGTTGAAGTTATTTATAGAGATATGACATGTCTTGCTCCTCAAGCATACCTTTCATCAACTATTATGAACTTTTATATAAG ATATCTTCAGGAGATGACATCATCAGAAAACATGATGGACAATTTTCATTTCTTTAATACGTATTTCTATAACAAACTCCAAAAG CTGAGTTATAAGGAAGATTCATTTCTTAAGTTCAGAAAATGGTGGAAAGGTGTCAACATATTTAATAAACCTTATATACTTCTTCCAATACATGACAa GGTTCATTGGAGTTTGTGTATTATATGTTTTCCAACCAAGAAAAATGAATTAGGCCCAATTGTGcttcatttggattcacttggaCTTCATGATAGCAAATCAATTTTCAATAACATTAAAag GTTTGTGAAAGAAGAGTGGAGGTATCTAAAAAATTCAGAAGAGAATTTAAATCTACAAATCACAGATGAAATTTGGGAAAATCTTGATAGTAGAATGGATGATAGAAGAATTTCg GTTCCACAGCAGAGAAACGAGTATGATTGTGGGCTGTTTGTTCTTTATTACATGGAACGTTTCATTAAAGAAGCTCCCGAGAGATTTAAGGAGAAAGATTTATCCATG TTTGGGAAACAATGGTTCATGCCTCAAGAAGCTTCCAATTTAAGAAGAAGAATAAGTAATCTACTTGTACAACAATTCAAAATTGCAAAACAAAAGGAAACCATCTCGTCTTCTGTATAG
- the LOC111905902 gene encoding ubiquitin-like-specific protease 1D isoform X3 produces MKAMMTELSLVGVSCGKKKSDQKSSASPNFTKLFSQKLDEDQKTSRTVNAFQGELSFFKPFQGKKMKQNYQQLSSRSKQFRCSTTFKKDSEKQRSSNADKKVSHSATSSSSRNMSSSSLKAHAPINQPSRKVKHTHVSSVYHLVDEEEPLEEKMDDWAHAQNLPPKKLKPKHVSAYCLVDEEPLSENDDDWSHAPHTHSPPSRKSRPKHHSAYEEPVAEILDDCMQDVIVYYPSRDDHNSVEVIYRDMTCLAPQAYLSSTIMNFYIRYLQEMTSSENMMDNFHFFNTYFYNKLQKLSYKEDSFLKFRKWWKGVNIFNKPYILLPIHDKVHWSLCIICFPTKKNELGPIVLHLDSLGLHDSKSIFNNIKRFVKEEWRYLKNSEENLNLQITDEIWENLDSRMDDRRISVPQQRNEYDCGLFVLYYMERFIKEAPERFKEKDLSMFGKQWFMPQEASNLRRRISNLLVQQFKIAKQKETISSSV; encoded by the exons ATGAAAGCGATGATG ACAGAGCTTTCTCTTGTAGGTGTATCATGTGGGAAAAAGAAAAGTGATCAGAAATCTTCAGCTTCACCAAACTTTACAAAACTATTTTCTCAAAAGCTAGATGAAGAT CAGAAGACATCAAGAACTGTGAATGCATTTCAAGGTGAATTGTCTTTCTTTAAACCCTTTCAAGGAAAAAAGATGAAGCAAAATTATCAGCAATTATCGTCAAGATCAAAACAATTTAGATGCTCAACTACTTTCAAAAAAGACAGTGAGAAACAGAGAAGCTCAAATGCTGATAAAAAAGTTAGTCATTCTGCTACCTCTTCTTCTTCCAGAAATATGTCAAGCTCTTCCCTCAA GGCACATGCTCCTATTAACCAACCTTCAAGAAAAGTGAAGCATACACAT GTATCATCAGTTTATCATCTGGTAGATGAGGAGGAGCCTCTTGAAGAAAAAATGGATGACTG GGCACATGCTCAAAACCTGCCTCCAAAAAAATTGAAGCCTAAACAT GTATCGGCTTATTGTCTGGTTGATGAGGAGCCTCTTTCAGAAAATGATGATGACTG GTCACATGCTCCTCACACTCACAGCCCACCTTCAAGAAAATCAAGACCTAAACAT CATTCAGCTTATGAGGAGCCTGTTGCAGAAATATTAGATGACTG tATGCAAGATGTTATAGTCTACTACCCTTCAAG GGATGACCATAATTCAGTTGAAGTTATTTATAGAGATATGACATGTCTTGCTCCTCAAGCATACCTTTCATCAACTATTATGAACTTTTATATAAG ATATCTTCAGGAGATGACATCATCAGAAAACATGATGGACAATTTTCATTTCTTTAATACGTATTTCTATAACAAACTCCAAAAG CTGAGTTATAAGGAAGATTCATTTCTTAAGTTCAGAAAATGGTGGAAAGGTGTCAACATATTTAATAAACCTTATATACTTCTTCCAATACATGACAa GGTTCATTGGAGTTTGTGTATTATATGTTTTCCAACCAAGAAAAATGAATTAGGCCCAATTGTGcttcatttggattcacttggaCTTCATGATAGCAAATCAATTTTCAATAACATTAAAag GTTTGTGAAAGAAGAGTGGAGGTATCTAAAAAATTCAGAAGAGAATTTAAATCTACAAATCACAGATGAAATTTGGGAAAATCTTGATAGTAGAATGGATGATAGAAGAATTTCg GTTCCACAGCAGAGAAACGAGTATGATTGTGGGCTGTTTGTTCTTTATTACATGGAACGTTTCATTAAAGAAGCTCCCGAGAGATTTAAGGAGAAAGATTTATCCATG TTTGGGAAACAATGGTTCATGCCTCAAGAAGCTTCCAATTTAAGAAGAAGAATAAGTAATCTACTTGTACAACAATTCAAAATTGCAAAACAAAAGGAAACCATCTCGTCTTCTGTATAG